From Bacillus pumilus, one genomic window encodes:
- a CDS encoding EAL and HDOD domain-containing protein — MRVFVARQPIFNRKEQVVSYELLYRDSETNTYSAEDGDQATTDLIINSFLNIGIETLTEGKRCYINFTESLLSSDLLTYFDPHQLVIEILENVPITPALIMRCKQLKKWGYTIALDDFFLSGTHFSDKLLDELLYCIDILKIDFLKTTSEERRNILHTYKKYRLRFLAEKVETRREYEEALEAGFHLFQGYFFSEPRVISGRALSTSFHAYHQLLNELSKEQPNIQVVTHFIESDLSLSYQLLKMLNSGGMRRLYQIKSIRQAIILLGFNEIRRWIFILSFKELNVQANSSQKEIIKMSFIRAKTCELIASRTEREHPASYMLTGMFSLIDTLVRADITELVKELPLSDEVGEALLGYENDYSFVLGVAKRIERNEWDDEMLNGELPKQEAYGCYIEAIEWCHKMFES; from the coding sequence TTGAGGGTGTTTGTTGCGAGACAGCCTATTTTTAACAGAAAAGAACAAGTCGTATCATATGAGCTGCTTTATAGAGATAGTGAAACCAATACATATAGCGCTGAAGACGGTGACCAAGCGACAACGGACCTCATTATAAATAGCTTTTTAAATATCGGTATCGAAACATTGACAGAGGGCAAACGATGCTACATTAATTTCACCGAAAGCTTACTTTCGTCTGATCTGCTCACCTATTTTGATCCACATCAGCTTGTAATCGAGATATTAGAAAATGTACCGATTACCCCGGCACTTATTATGAGATGTAAGCAGTTAAAAAAATGGGGATATACGATTGCACTTGATGATTTTTTTCTAAGCGGAACACATTTTAGTGACAAGTTGCTTGACGAACTCCTCTATTGCATTGATATTTTAAAAATTGACTTTCTGAAGACCACATCGGAAGAACGAAGAAATATTCTACATACGTATAAAAAATATCGACTTCGCTTCCTTGCAGAAAAGGTGGAAACGCGAAGAGAGTATGAAGAAGCGCTAGAAGCCGGCTTCCATTTGTTTCAAGGGTATTTCTTTAGCGAGCCTCGTGTCATATCAGGACGAGCATTATCGACCAGCTTCCATGCGTACCACCAGCTCTTAAATGAGCTGAGCAAGGAACAGCCGAATATCCAGGTCGTGACCCATTTTATTGAAAGTGACCTTTCGCTGTCATATCAATTATTAAAAATGCTGAATTCAGGCGGCATGAGACGTCTTTATCAAATCAAAAGTATCCGGCAGGCGATTATCCTGCTTGGGTTTAATGAAATTCGGCGCTGGATCTTTATTCTTTCATTTAAAGAACTGAATGTCCAAGCCAACTCAAGCCAAAAAGAAATTATCAAAATGTCATTCATTCGGGCGAAAACGTGTGAACTGATTGCGAGTCGTACTGAACGAGAGCACCCAGCCTCTTATATGCTGACAGGTATGTTTTCTCTCATTGATACGCTTGTCAGGGCAGATATTACAGAACTTGTGAAAGAGCTGCCGCTTTCTGATGAAGTTGGTGAGGCACTGCTTGGCTATGAAAATGATTATTCATTTGTGCTAGGTGTAGCCAAACGGATTGAACGAAATGAATGGGATGATGAGATGTTAAATGGGGAACTCCCGAAGCAAGAAGCCTACGGCTGTTATATAGAAGCCATTGAATGGTGTCATAAAATGTTTGAATCTTAA
- the comX gene encoding competence pheromone ComX, with the protein MNIQNIIAYLIKNPGVVDELISGNASLIHADAQTTAAIIQGVKKEYMNAKYIWEY; encoded by the coding sequence TTGAACATTCAAAATATCATTGCATATCTAATAAAAAACCCAGGTGTGGTCGATGAATTGATATCTGGAAATGCAAGCTTAATTCATGCTGATGCACAAACAACTGCAGCCATTATACAGGGGGTAAAAAAAGAATACATGAATGCAAAATACATCTGGGAGTATTAA
- a CDS encoding polyprenyl synthetase family protein — MLNYLENTKIKQNMSDFIQHAVRQKDLQQLLLEFTDRKNEFPFGQLAYKHYEAFGGQDKQAITQLSAGIELLILSADILDDIEDQDNDSYPWMNVDQGVAINASTYLYTLSTQFIISIGENDSQLIEKLFQLIKWSMEGQHEDLRHMHETEEECVEVLRKKSGSLTALSSVLGVYLATRKINSTVESYSICYGVAEQISNDFFALFSKTNGDFLKKQTLAFSYLQRGFNDASQELLTFFSGRLDESEQKSFQLKQKLLEAGLTQYMVSMREIMLLKMRQGIEQLDLPKTNKEQLYAFMTKEGND; from the coding sequence ATGCTAAACTATCTAGAGAATACAAAAATCAAGCAGAATATGTCTGATTTTATTCAACATGCAGTCAGGCAGAAGGATTTACAACAACTGCTTCTAGAATTTACAGATAGAAAGAATGAATTTCCCTTTGGGCAATTGGCTTACAAGCATTATGAGGCATTTGGCGGACAAGACAAGCAAGCGATTACACAATTGTCAGCAGGGATTGAACTTCTCATCTTATCAGCCGATATATTAGATGATATTGAAGATCAGGACAATGATTCGTATCCTTGGATGAACGTCGACCAAGGAGTGGCCATCAATGCTTCTACGTATTTGTATACGCTGAGTACCCAATTCATCATATCAATAGGTGAAAATGATTCTCAACTAATTGAGAAACTGTTCCAACTCATCAAATGGTCAATGGAAGGACAACATGAGGATTTGCGTCATATGCATGAAACAGAAGAAGAGTGTGTAGAGGTGTTAAGGAAAAAATCAGGATCATTAACAGCTCTTTCTAGTGTACTGGGTGTTTATTTAGCGACGAGAAAAATCAACTCAACTGTGGAATCATATTCAATATGTTATGGTGTTGCTGAACAGATCAGTAACGATTTTTTTGCGTTATTTTCGAAAACAAACGGAGATTTTCTAAAAAAACAAACGCTGGCATTTAGCTATTTACAAAGAGGTTTTAACGATGCCAGTCAAGAGCTTCTTACGTTCTTTTCCGGTCGTTTAGATGAGTCAGAACAAAAGTCATTTCAGCTGAAGCAGAAATTACTTGAAGCTGGTTTGACTCAGTACATGGTATCAATGAGAGAGATTATGCTGTTAAAAATGAGGCAAGGGATTGAACAACTTGATTTACCTAAAACAAATAAGGAACAATTGTATGCATTTATGACAAAGGAGGGCAATGATTGA
- a CDS encoding inner spore coat protein: MFYYVPYPALQVPAMSHASPRTPMTFPPVDAHSFQRAAKESARLVADASLITQQISSSLSFAQRIMEAAERSDSTSVIRMLKQIGVKSGIDIRFSPEGIRIYLSLASSRLFLLLQWA; encoded by the coding sequence ATGTTTTACTATGTTCCTTATCCTGCTTTGCAGGTCCCCGCAATGAGCCATGCATCCCCGCGCACACCTATGACTTTTCCTCCAGTAGATGCCCACTCGTTTCAACGAGCCGCAAAAGAATCAGCCCGACTTGTTGCTGATGCTTCACTCATTACACAGCAGATTTCCAGCTCGCTTTCATTTGCACAGCGCATCATGGAGGCTGCTGAGCGCTCTGATTCGACAAGTGTCATCCGAATGCTGAAGCAAATCGGTGTGAAAAGTGGCATTGACATCCGCTTTAGTCCAGAAGGCATTCGTATCTACTTGTCTCTCGCCTCTAGCAGACTTTTTCTTCTTTTACAGTGGGCATAA
- the degQ gene encoding degradation enzyme regulation protein DegQ — translation MEKYEIEELKQLLWKLENEIRETTASLHNINKSIDQYDKYEYVKIS, via the coding sequence ATGGAAAAGTATGAAATCGAAGAACTTAAACAATTATTATGGAAACTTGAAAACGAAATTAGAGAAACAACGGCTTCTCTTCATAACATTAACAAAAGCATTGATCAATACGACAAATATGAATATGTGAAAATTTCTTAA